The Leucothrix mucor DSM 2157 DNA window TGATTTGACCAATGACCGCTTTAGCGATTATCGCAGTTTAAATACCAGCAGCTTGGTGGGTATTCAAATGGAGCTGTCGTATGTGGTGGAAACCAGTCCTTCGCAAAATGAGGAGGATGACCCAAGTCGCGACTCGATTGATACGGTTGGATATCTTTATGATTTGGAATTGGATGCCAGCGGTAAGGTGATTGGTGGCGAGTGGTATATGAACCCGCATCCTGATTTTTTATGGACGCCGCCCAAAGGTGCCCGCGCCGAAACTCGCTATGATTATTTAGCGACGGGAAAATGGAAAAAAGGCAAGAAGGTACCTAAGCAATGGCGGGAGGCGGCTAAGCAAGCGTCATCGTCAGATAGCGCGCCATTGGCGGCGATTGTTGAGCGTTTGATTGATTTATCGCGAGCTTAAGTTAAGAACATTTTGGGCTGTGTGGTTTCAGTCCTTGCAAGTAAAAAGGCAGTACAAACCGAAATCTGTACTGCCTTTTTTATGGCTCGTATTAATGAGCTTTACGACTTACTCAGATTCTGAGCCAGGCGTGGGTTTGACAGGCTCAGCCTTAGCGCTACTAGCCTCAACAGCTTCAACGGGCTTACTCGTTTCAGGCTGTGCAGCGGCTTTTTTCCGGCCAAACCAACCACCCGATCCAGAGCTCGGTGCTTTAGGTGGGCGGCTCATCCACACGCCACCCACATTCATAGACTGCCAGCCCCAGCGTAACCAACCCAGTACTGAGATCGCCAGCCACAAAGCCCAAGCCAACATCAGGCCGCGATACAACCACAAAGGCACACTCAGCAGCGATGGCTGCGGCAAGATTGCATCGGCTCGATCCTGATACCAATTCAAGTTGTATGACGAGGAGAAGTTGCCCACAATCTGCATATCCGGACTACCCAGCAAGCCATTAGCCACCGCTGCCATCAACACCAATAAGGCCACCAGCGTTAAGCCAGCCAAACCCACTTGCATGGCATTAAACTGCGCATAGTCTAGCGACTTATTGAGTTTTGCCCGCAGCGCAATTGCGAATAACCAAGCAATCACCAGAACCATTAAGAAGGTTTCAGTTTGGCTCAGACCAATACCCAGCAAGAACCACTGCCACGTTTTTAGTGGTGTAAGTTTAGAAGCGGCCAAGGCAAATGACACAATCAATAAAGCCAGTAACACACCCCAGAACAAAATAGCAGGCCCCATGGTTGGGCCATCCACCCAAAGTACCCAGCGGTCAGCAGGCAAGCCAATTTCAAAACGCGCATTCACGCTGGGCAAGCCCAAGTCAATTGCTGGAAACTCATAGCTGGCTCCTAGCGCTTCGGCCTCGCGCCATTCCACCACCACGGTTTGTTTGCCGGGCTTTAGGCTTAGGCTCAGTGCATTCTCGGTACTTTGAATTCGCTGCGCCACGCCATCAATTTTAACCTGCTGTAACTCGGCGGTTTCAGGCAGTTTGATGGTATGCAGTACGCCACGACTACTCAGAATATTCAGCGTTAGCGTCACATCAGTCGCCCGTTTTCCCGTGGTGATCTTGGTATTGCTGGATAGCAAGGTTACGGTTTGCCCAGCCCCCCCTTCAGGTCGGGTCATGGCCAGATTCAATGTTTCACCAGGCCACGGATACCACACAGGAATCGTCTGACTCGCTTGATTAAGATATTGATTCACCGGAATCCCGTTACTTTCAAGGTGCCAAACCGGACTGGTCGCCACTTGCCAAGTTTCCAGAAAGTCAGAACTGGAAGTGGCCTTTAACACCAACTGCTCGCTAGCGGTTAAACGTGATGACCAGCTAGCCTGACGCTGCTGCGCATTCAAATTAATTTTGATGTGCTGATCTTTAATCGTGAGCTGCTCACTCATTGGTTGCTCATTGGCTAGCAACGGAATGCTCAAACTCAGCGGCGTATTAAGCGGTGCCAATCGAGTAACCGTGGTTTCAACCGTCCAATCCAGCCCAATATTTAAATGACGCTCGATTTTGACAAAAGCCGGCAGAATGCTTTGCTCTTGCTCCTGAAGCGCTTTGTCATCTTTACTTAAGATGCGATTGATCTGCAACTGTGACTCGGTGCTGCCGTTGTCTTTCACGCCATCCAGCGTCCACCCCTTATCGCTACTTTGCCAGCTCACAGAGTGAGGTTTAAGTGGTAGAGGCAGCGGCACGCTATTGCGTTTTGGCAGCGGACCACTTAATATCAAGTCACTTTGCCCCTGCGGAATCGCGACCCACAATTGCTGCGAGGCATCCCGTTGAATCGCCAGTGCAGGCTCGCCATTTAATATAATGCGCTGACTCAGCCAAGTATCCTGACTGCCGGGTAGCGGAATCGCGGTATCAATAACAGCATGTACCCGTAAGCGTGCTTGTAGCGCATTATCGGCAATCGAAATTTGCATTTGCTCGATCTGCGCGCATTCCGGTAAGCAGTCCGGCGTACGAGTCAGCCGCTCTTTAAGCTCCGCTAACATTGCAGGATCAGGAATGGTTTCAGCCTGTACTGGCTCATGACTACTGAGCAGTATCGGCAATAACAACACAGCCAACACCGTTGCCACACCACGCTTAAACCACTGCTTAGGATTCCAGCTAAAGCCTTTACTTAAGCTCAGTAAGCGCCATGAAAGCCCCAGTAATAATGCAATTCCAGCAAACTTCATCAGCATATTCATCCACGGATTAATCAGTAATAAGTAGCTGGTTTCGTCGGCTTTTACCGGACCTGACCACTCAAAATATACGCGTTGATAGCCACGCCAGTCAGGTAAACCTGGGCCGGTTTGGATCATGCTATTCGGGTCAATGGCTTGTAGGTCTGCCGGGCTTTTCATTTTAGGAGCAGGGCGCTGAACCATACCGGTGGCATAGCTGCTATCCGACATTTTCTTGAGCACACGTGATTGCACCATCGGCGCTTGAACCGCCATCGTATTTTCTGCTTGCTCCATCATCACCATATCGTTTTCACTGTCCAGATTACTGAGCATTGATGTGGAGGGTGATAACATCGCGAAACGATTATCGAGCTGCGGATATAAACCGGTGCGAATGGTGTCGACGGTATAAGGCAACATAAATAGCACCAACGCCAGCAAACTCATCCAGCGATAGCCATTCATAGTGCGCTTAAACCAGCTATCGGGCAGTACTTTTAATAGTGCAATGGCGGCTAATAAATTTAGCCAGATATAACGTGGCGCATTAGGCTCATGCCAAGTCAGCACTAAAGTCAGCAGCGCAAAGCCACCCCAAAAGCCGCCGTACAAATAGGCAACCGACAGCGCAATAATTAGCACCAGAAAGAAGTCTAACAAGCTCCACTGCGTGACCCAACTATTGGGCAAATTATCTGCGCCACTGGTGGATAGCAAACGCCAGCCGGGTGGAATGTGTAAGGTCGTGCTGACCTTCTGCAAATCATGCTGCCAACCACTCACCGGTGGCTCAGAGCGGGAACCGGTAAAGCGACTTTCTGCATTTAAATTGATTTGATCGCGACGAATTTCAACGCCTGATTCTCCGGCTGTTGCTTCGCGGGTAATGAATTGATCTTGCCCATCAATACTGACGCGTCCCAGCTCAATTTCGGGCCGTACATTTAAGCGTGATTGTTGCTGTGCGGTGCCGCTGAGTGTGTCTTTGAAGGTATAACCTTTGCCATCGTAGTCCAGCCACATTTCACGCTTTAGGGCGAGCGTATCACGCCCAACTTGAGTGGCTCCACGATGCATTACATCCAGCGATAAAGTTTTTTCAGGCATTAGCAAATAAGCGGGCAACGACTTCCAGTTGCGAGGCAATTGCGTTTGGTTAGGATCAATACTATTCACACCAGTCACTTGCACCTGACGCATTTTAGGGTCAGCCTGAAAGACCCAAACTTCCTGATCTGGCCAAGGTTGTTGGCGCAGTGGCGAGGTAAATTCAGTGATGTCGCTTGGTGCACGGCCTGTTACTTCCAAAGTCCATTCACCAGGGCGTAGCTGCACTTGCAGTTGTTTTTTGCCTTGTTTGTTTTCAATACGCGCGGGTAGCTTGCTACTAATGCTTAGGGCGGTAAAGCCATCTAACAGGACTGGCGACAAGGTGGTGTTACGTTGCTTGCCGGATACCCGTAATTTGATCTGGGTAACTACCTGAATAGGGTGGCTGTCGATGATTTTGCGAAAGACCTGAATATCCAGATTATCTTCACTCAGCACCTCGCCACTGCCTTGCGTTAGCCAGAGCTGGCCTTGCTGATTAAACTGCGGCTGTTGAATGAGTTTGCCATTGAGCTGCAGCTCAATTAAGCCAGACTCTGGTGCGACGGGTAGGGACTTTGGAAGTTTGTTCCAGCGAAATAAACCACGTACCCGATGCGTGCCAGCGCTGAGTTTGACATAAGGCATGCCTTTAACCGATTGCACCAGTAATTCGCCTTGGTCAGATTGCACATTCTGCGGCCAGTAGTCGCCATCTCCCGGCAAACGAATCAGCATTTCTTCATACACCTGCCATTGCTGGCTAAAGGTGCCACCATTATCACTGAGCAGAAGCTGTAATTGAGAAGGCCAGCTACAGGTTCGATTCGCCTGATTATATTGATAAGGGCAGTCCAGCTGCTTAGCATCCTGCAGCACCCAGCCAACCCATGGCTTGAGTGGCTCGGGGACTTGTTCTGGGCTGAGAGGGTCTGCCTGCGACGCCAAGGGCAGCAGCAGGCAAAGCGACAATAGAATCCGTTTTAACATGGCACACCTGTTATTGTGTTTATTGATGATTTAAGTGTATGCGAGTGAGCTGGGCTTTATGTAAAAACTTTGTAAAACGAGAGTTTGGGCTTAATGAGACGCCCACTGCACCTCGCTGGTAAACATATAGCCTGCGCCATACACCGTTTTAATGAATTTGGGTGATTTTGGGTTTGGCTCGATTTTTTTACGGATGCGCGACATACGCACATCAATGCAGCGATCAAAGGCATTCGTGCGGGCATTCATTAACTGATCGCGGGAAAGGATCTGGCGAGGGGCTTGTAGTAATGACAGCAGAAGTTCAGCTTCGGCGGCACTGAGTAACTCAGTCCGACCATCGTTATTGCTCAAAGTCAGGGTCGCCACATCAAAACACCAATCATCAAAATGGGCTTGTCGCGATAGGTTATTGGTGACCGAGCTTTCATGGCTGGAAGCTTTTTCAATGCGACGGATAATGCTATTGACCCGTGCGATCAGTTCGCGTGGCTCGAAGGGTTTGCTAATGTAGTCATCGGCCCCCAACTCTAACCCTAAGACTTTATCGGGCAAGCTGCCGCGCCCTGAAAGAATAATCACGCCCGTCTGGCAGTTATCCATTAATTCACGCACCAACTGCAATCCATCCATATCCGGCAGGCCAAGATCTACAATGCATAAGTCTGGTACTTCGCGGGCAATCGCCGCACGCGCCGTCGCACCGGTCTGAAAGGCTTGCGTCGAATAGCCATAAGCGGCCAGTTGCGTCTGCAATAGCTCGCAAATCGCGACCTCATCATCGACGATGTAGATCAAGTGATGCTTGTTTGACACATTTCCTCCCTGAGTTTCTAAGCTATGGTCTGGCGGCTAGCAAGGCCTCGCACAAAGCTTGTTTGTCGAACGGTTTTCGTAGCAGCGGGAACTCCCGATGCTGGTCACTACTTAATTGATCCGTGTAGCCGCTAATTAATAGAATAGTACGATCTGCCTGTTGTTGGTAGAACTGTTCTGCTAATTTCGGACCTTCTGTCACCCCGGCAAGACGAATATCCGAGACTAAAATATCCAAGTTCGGCAAATTATCAATTAAATCACGCGCCTCGGCTGCGGTCGTTGCTTCCAGCACCTGTAAATCCAGACTGATTAATTGCTCACGCACCACGCGCCGGACTTCATCATTATCTTCAATTAATAATAGCAGTTTACCTGCTAAAGATGAGATATCACCGAGCCGTTCTGGCTTTTCAGACGTTTCCAATACTGCCGTCACAGCAGGTAGTAACAAGCTAATACTCGCACCACCTTCAGGCGGGCTATGAATCCCGATATAGCCATTAGACTGTTTCACAAAGCCATACACCATACTTAGGCCAAGGCCGGAGTTATCCGAATCCTGCTTGGTGGTGAAGAATGGCTCAAAAGCTTTTTTACTGGAATCCGCGCTAAAGCCGCAGCCGGTATCGCTTACGACAATTTCAATGTAGTCACCTGCAGATACGGTTTCATCATAGCCATCAAGCGGCTCTACCAATGTGCGCTCTGCTGACTCAATGCGTAACTGGCCACCTTTCGGCATGGCATCGCGGGCGTTAAGGGCCATATTGATCAATGCACTTTCCATGTGTGCGGGATCGACATTGACCTTTTTATCGGTGGGCGCTGCTTGGTAGTCCAGCTGGATGGAGGAAGATAAGGAGCCTCGTAATAGGGTGCAGGTCTCGCTTAGTAATTGCTGCACATCAAGGGTAACTGGTTGCAAAGGTTGTTTGCGGGAAAACGCCAAAAGCCGATGAGTAATATCAGAGCCGCGCCTAGAAGCTTGAATCGCTGGCTCCAAAAACGCATTCAGTCCCTTATTTTCAGGATAGCGCTCCTGCATTAACAACAAATTGCCCTGAATAATGGAGAGTAGATTATTAAAATCATGCGCTAAGCCGCCCGCTAATTGTCCCACCGCATTCATGCGCTGTGCATGGGCATGGGCTTCCAGCAACTCATCACTTCGTTGCTTAACTTGCGAGTCCAGCGTTTCGATATTGTGCTCCAGTCGCTGTACCATGCCATCAAAACTGCTGGCTAGCGTGCCGACTTCATCATCACCACTTAAGCCACTGCGCGCCGATAGATCACCATCCTGGACTTGCTGTGCGGTGCTGGCTAATTGTTCCAATGGTCGCGTGATGCGATTCACAAAAAACAGCGCAAACAGCAGCGAGCCAAGTAGCGTTAAGACCGCGAGCATCATCAATCGATTGGCGAGTAATTCAGAGCTACTGCGTAATTCGTCCAAATAGATAGAAGAGCAAATATACCAGTCAAATCCCGGAAGATAGCGTACTAATGAGAGCTTTTCATAACTATAGTTATCGGGGTCTTCCGGCTTATCCCAGAGATAAGTCAGCTCTTTTCCAGTATCTGCCAGCGCCATTAATTCATCAGCAATTGAGCTATTGGTGAGTGGATTTTTCAAGCTATTAAACTGCACACCATCCAAGTTTGAATTAGGATGAATCAGCATTTTTTTCTGTGAATCAAAAATATACAGGTAGCCGGTTTTAGCCAGCGTAATATCTTGTAGCGCGGTGCGCAAATCAGACAACACCTTCTCTTTGCGCTGTAACACCTCTTTTTCTAAATCATCCAAATACACGCCGGAGCCAACCACAATCCCCCAGTCCGGATAGCTTTTTACAAAGGCCACTTTATCCAACACATCGGTTTTCGATAAGCGATGCCAGCGATAGGGGTAGAAGCCTTCGCCATCCTGCGAGACCTTTTGCACAATATCATTGAGAAATGAGGCTTCCGTATCTGCCAAAATCGCAGTGGAAGGGTTTCCATGAAAACGGGAATCGGGATGCGATAACAACTTGCCATCAAAACTGGCGACCCAGATGTAATCATTATTGCCATACCTGAAATCACGCAGAGATTCGAATATTTGCTGACGTACTTCGGCATCGGGCACGCTATTTTTCTTAGCATCCTGAAAGCGGCTGCGAATAAAGGACTCGGTGAGCGATACAGCGACCCGCAATTCCTGCTGATGGCTATCCAGCACTTGGGTTCGGTATTCCTCAACATTGCTGTACATGCTACTGGCTAACTCAACCACATTATCCAAAATTAAACGGCTGGAATGGCGTTCAATTTCAAATACTTGCTGTTTAATCAGCGGCACCGAAAACAAGTAGATCACACTAAAGGTGGCTACGGTTATTGCCAATAAGGTTAGCAGGAAGCGTCGGGAGAGCTTTGAGGTTACGGCTCGAACTAAGGCCAATCAGTCACTCCTTGGTTACAATTCGATACAATTGGGAAATGATAGCGCAATGATCAGGGAATACTATCCTGCCACAGCCGACCCATAAGTCAAATTATGATGTGCTGATTTTACGGGGTTAACCTATTATCAGTTAGCTTGAGCATTGCAAAGAGAGAGGAGAGAAGTCGATGGTTTCACATACGATCTACGAACAGGGATTAGAACAGGTTCCTGCCAATTTTGAGGCGCTTAGTCCCTTAACGTTTTTGGAACGCGCCGCCTCGGTCTATCCATATAAAACGGCGGTCGTGTATAACGATGTGCGTCGTAACTGGCAGGATACATATACTCGCTGTCGCCGTCTGGCCAGCGCTTTACAGCGTCGTGGTGTGAAAAAAGGTGAGACTGTTTCCATTATCTGCCCGAATATCCCTGAGCATTTTGAAGCTCACTTTGCTATTCCCATGCTAGGCGCAGTCCTCAACTCCATTAACACTCGTTTGGACGCCAGCGCAGTCGCTTTCATTTTAGAGCATGCCGAAGCTAAGGTGCTGTTTACCGATCCTGAAATGACAGAGATCACCAAGCAAGCCGTCAAAATGCTGGGCCGCAAAATCCTAGTCATTGATATTGATGATCCTTCTTTTGAAGGTGGCGAGCTACTCGGCGAGCTAACTTATGAAGAGTTACTGGCAGAAGGCGATCCTGACTTTGAATGGCATACACCTGAAAATGAGTGGAATGCCATCAGCTTAAACTACACCTCCGGTACCACGGGCAATCCAAAAGGTGTGGTCTATCACCATCGCGGCGCTTATTTAAATGCGGTGAGCAATGTCATGTCATGGGGCATGCCCAACCACGCTAAGTACCTATGGACGCTACCGATGTTCCATTGTAATGGCTGGTGCTTCCCTTGGACGATTGCAGCAATTGCTGGTGTGAATGTCTGCTTACGCCATGTACGTGCTGATGAGATTATCAGTCTGATTAAATCGGAACAGGTTGATCACTTCTGCGGTGCACCGATTGTATTAGGCATGATTAATGCACTACCTGAATCTGATAAAGCTGGTATTGACCATGCGGTTAAAGTAATGACTGCCGGCGCTCCACCACCAGCTTCTGTGATTCAGGATATGGAAGCGATGGGTTTTGTGGTGACACATGTTTATGGTTTGACAGAGACTTATGGTCCTTGCGTAGTCTGCGAGTGGAATAATGAATGGGATGATCAAACGCCAGAACAAAAAGCCAAACTGAAATCGCGCCAAGGGGTGCGAGTACCCATGCAAGCAGGCTTGA harbors:
- a CDS encoding response regulator transcription factor, with the protein product MSNKHHLIYIVDDEVAICELLQTQLAAYGYSTQAFQTGATARAAIAREVPDLCIVDLGLPDMDGLQLVRELMDNCQTGVIILSGRGSLPDKVLGLELGADDYISKPFEPRELIARVNSIIRRIEKASSHESSVTNNLSRQAHFDDWCFDVATLTLSNNDGRTELLSAAEAELLLSLLQAPRQILSRDQLMNARTNAFDRCIDVRMSRIRKKIEPNPKSPKFIKTVYGAGYMFTSEVQWASH
- a CDS encoding acyl-CoA synthetase, encoding MVSHTIYEQGLEQVPANFEALSPLTFLERAASVYPYKTAVVYNDVRRNWQDTYTRCRRLASALQRRGVKKGETVSIICPNIPEHFEAHFAIPMLGAVLNSINTRLDASAVAFILEHAEAKVLFTDPEMTEITKQAVKMLGRKILVIDIDDPSFEGGELLGELTYEELLAEGDPDFEWHTPENEWNAISLNYTSGTTGNPKGVVYHHRGAYLNAVSNVMSWGMPNHAKYLWTLPMFHCNGWCFPWTIAAIAGVNVCLRHVRADEIISLIKSEQVDHFCGAPIVLGMINALPESDKAGIDHAVKVMTAGAPPPASVIQDMEAMGFVVTHVYGLTETYGPCVVCEWNNEWDDQTPEQKAKLKSRQGVRVPMQAGLMVADPDTLVPVPRDGKTMGEVFLRGNIVMKGYLKNPSTTEESFDGGWFHSGDLAVWHDDAYIELKDRSKDIIISGGENISSIEVEDVLYRHPAVEDVAVVAKKDEKWGEVPCAFIKLKADKQVTHEELTEYCRNNLARFKVPKQFIFGDLPRTSTGKIQKFVLREWADA
- a CDS encoding cache domain-containing protein, with product MALVRAVTSKLSRRFLLTLLAITVATFSVIYLFSVPLIKQQVFEIERHSSRLILDNVVELASSMYSNVEEYRTQVLDSHQQELRVAVSLTESFIRSRFQDAKKNSVPDAEVRQQIFESLRDFRYGNNDYIWVASFDGKLLSHPDSRFHGNPSTAILADTEASFLNDIVQKVSQDGEGFYPYRWHRLSKTDVLDKVAFVKSYPDWGIVVGSGVYLDDLEKEVLQRKEKVLSDLRTALQDITLAKTGYLYIFDSQKKMLIHPNSNLDGVQFNSLKNPLTNSSIADELMALADTGKELTYLWDKPEDPDNYSYEKLSLVRYLPGFDWYICSSIYLDELRSSSELLANRLMMLAVLTLLGSLLFALFFVNRITRPLEQLASTAQQVQDGDLSARSGLSGDDEVGTLASSFDGMVQRLEHNIETLDSQVKQRSDELLEAHAHAQRMNAVGQLAGGLAHDFNNLLSIIQGNLLLMQERYPENKGLNAFLEPAIQASRRGSDITHRLLAFSRKQPLQPVTLDVQQLLSETCTLLRGSLSSSIQLDYQAAPTDKKVNVDPAHMESALINMALNARDAMPKGGQLRIESAERTLVEPLDGYDETVSAGDYIEIVVSDTGCGFSADSSKKAFEPFFTTKQDSDNSGLGLSMVYGFVKQSNGYIGIHSPPEGGASISLLLPAVTAVLETSEKPERLGDISSLAGKLLLLIEDNDEVRRVVREQLISLDLQVLEATTAAEARDLIDNLPNLDILVSDIRLAGVTEGPKLAEQFYQQQADRTILLISGYTDQLSSDQHREFPLLRKPFDKQALCEALLAARP